A part of Acipenser ruthenus chromosome 48, fAciRut3.2 maternal haplotype, whole genome shotgun sequence genomic DNA contains:
- the LOC131721191 gene encoding uncharacterized protein LOC131721191 isoform X1, whose product MAFQVATPPEPKTAMNEQPWSVCPDRTALSNRVGTDRGSHCPPLQQGAYSGVVQNFSSRTLPHPSFYSLYVAIGSMQANLEARKHWDPTSFPVSPISPADFYYTDPWKPAGSRVYNTVTQLEVLECCRLNTPPPIMSVCQAAGSNPFRTAPRTLGSPNQNRPQGASENRRVEIIQLSREEDQAVSTLLELRLSHLERRGEGSSLESVPGGIGDGSPLRAESGDWEQPGNFCTVSVPEPTAASSAPAGEPGLQPAAKRRPKPEMDVAQALLELVKGEPEDSPRRQTVVSLAAGFRVPLTEDREALGRLCVQGGDRIKPQEGDWPRSLEPKLGEPDRMDLGGPDRLAPGSLEAPPCSQLGEGWHQDCGSVLAGLGEEGHRSYLNRSTASGDDVVETSLDRDESETGPAGQSCSRDERLAVVALLDLHVFGSRV is encoded by the exons ATGGCATTCCAGGTTGCCACACCTCCCGAACCCAAGACCGCGATGAACGAACAGCCCTGGTCAGTCTGCCCTGACAGGACGGCGCTTTCAAACCGGGTGGGCACAGACCGTGGCTCACACTGCCCCCCTCTGCAG CAGGGCGCATACTCCGGAGTGGTCCAGAACTTTTCCAGCCGGACTCTCCCTCATCCTTCCTTCTATTCTCTCTACGTGGCCATCGGATCCATGCAGGCAAACCTGGAGGCTCGGAAGCACTGGGACCCCACAAGCTTTCCTG TCTCTCCCATTTCTCCTGCTGATTTCTACTACACAGACCCCTGGAAGCCTGCGGGAAGTCGAGTTTACAACACTGTGACTCAGCTCGAG GTTCTCGAGTGCTGTCGTCTGAACACACCTCCCCCCATCATGTCAGTCTGCCAGGCTGCGGGTTCGAACCCGTTCAGGACCGCGCCCCGAACCCTGGGCTCACCGAACCAGAACCGTCCGCAGGGGGCATCGGAAAACAGGAGAGTGGAGATAATCCAGCTCTCCAGAGAGGAGGACCAAGCAGTGAGCACCCTCCTTGAGCTCCGGCTGTCCCACCTGGAGCGCAGGGGAGAGGGGAGCTCCTTAGAGAGCGTGCCTGGGGGTATCGGAGACGGGAGCCCTCTTAGAGCTGAGAGCGGAGACTGGGAACAGCCGGGGAACTTCTGCACCGTAAGTGTTCCAGAACCGACTGCCGCTTCCTCTGCTCCTGCAGGAGAACCTGGACTTCAGCCGGCGGCAAAGCGGAGACCCAAGCCAGAGATGGACGTGGCACAAGCCTTGCTGGAGCTTGTGAAAGGGGAGCCAGAGGACAGCCCGAGGCGACAGACCGTCGTGTCTTTGGCAGCTGGGTTTAGAGTCCCACTTACCGAAGACCGGGAAGCATTGGGGAGACTCTGCGTCCAAGGAGGGGATCGGATCAAACCGCAGGAGGGCGATTGGCCCCGCAGTCTAGAGCCGAAGTTGGGAGAGCCCGATAGAATGGACCTGGGTGGGCCAGACCGCTTGGCACCGGGGTCGCTGGAGGCTCCTCCGTGTAGCCAGTTGGGTGAAGGCTGGCACCAGGATTGTGGTTCGGTGTTGGCAGGCTTGGGTGAGGAGGGACACAGGTCATATCTGAACAGGAGCACAGCGAGCGGGGATGACGTCGTGGAGACCAGCTTGGACAGAGACGAGTCTGAGACGGGGCCCGCTGGACAGAGCTGCTCCCGGGATGAGAGGCTGGCTGTTGTTGCTTTGCTGGACCTCCATGTCTTTGGCAGTAGGGTTTAG
- the LOC131721191 gene encoding uncharacterized protein LOC131721191 isoform X2, with protein MAFQVATPPEPKTAMNEQPWSVCPDRTALSNRVGTDRGSHCPPLQGAYSGVVQNFSSRTLPHPSFYSLYVAIGSMQANLEARKHWDPTSFPVSPISPADFYYTDPWKPAGSRVYNTVTQLEVLECCRLNTPPPIMSVCQAAGSNPFRTAPRTLGSPNQNRPQGASENRRVEIIQLSREEDQAVSTLLELRLSHLERRGEGSSLESVPGGIGDGSPLRAESGDWEQPGNFCTVSVPEPTAASSAPAGEPGLQPAAKRRPKPEMDVAQALLELVKGEPEDSPRRQTVVSLAAGFRVPLTEDREALGRLCVQGGDRIKPQEGDWPRSLEPKLGEPDRMDLGGPDRLAPGSLEAPPCSQLGEGWHQDCGSVLAGLGEEGHRSYLNRSTASGDDVVETSLDRDESETGPAGQSCSRDERLAVVALLDLHVFGSRV; from the exons ATGGCATTCCAGGTTGCCACACCTCCCGAACCCAAGACCGCGATGAACGAACAGCCCTGGTCAGTCTGCCCTGACAGGACGGCGCTTTCAAACCGGGTGGGCACAGACCGTGGCTCACACTGCCCCCCTCTGCAG GGCGCATACTCCGGAGTGGTCCAGAACTTTTCCAGCCGGACTCTCCCTCATCCTTCCTTCTATTCTCTCTACGTGGCCATCGGATCCATGCAGGCAAACCTGGAGGCTCGGAAGCACTGGGACCCCACAAGCTTTCCTG TCTCTCCCATTTCTCCTGCTGATTTCTACTACACAGACCCCTGGAAGCCTGCGGGAAGTCGAGTTTACAACACTGTGACTCAGCTCGAG GTTCTCGAGTGCTGTCGTCTGAACACACCTCCCCCCATCATGTCAGTCTGCCAGGCTGCGGGTTCGAACCCGTTCAGGACCGCGCCCCGAACCCTGGGCTCACCGAACCAGAACCGTCCGCAGGGGGCATCGGAAAACAGGAGAGTGGAGATAATCCAGCTCTCCAGAGAGGAGGACCAAGCAGTGAGCACCCTCCTTGAGCTCCGGCTGTCCCACCTGGAGCGCAGGGGAGAGGGGAGCTCCTTAGAGAGCGTGCCTGGGGGTATCGGAGACGGGAGCCCTCTTAGAGCTGAGAGCGGAGACTGGGAACAGCCGGGGAACTTCTGCACCGTAAGTGTTCCAGAACCGACTGCCGCTTCCTCTGCTCCTGCAGGAGAACCTGGACTTCAGCCGGCGGCAAAGCGGAGACCCAAGCCAGAGATGGACGTGGCACAAGCCTTGCTGGAGCTTGTGAAAGGGGAGCCAGAGGACAGCCCGAGGCGACAGACCGTCGTGTCTTTGGCAGCTGGGTTTAGAGTCCCACTTACCGAAGACCGGGAAGCATTGGGGAGACTCTGCGTCCAAGGAGGGGATCGGATCAAACCGCAGGAGGGCGATTGGCCCCGCAGTCTAGAGCCGAAGTTGGGAGAGCCCGATAGAATGGACCTGGGTGGGCCAGACCGCTTGGCACCGGGGTCGCTGGAGGCTCCTCCGTGTAGCCAGTTGGGTGAAGGCTGGCACCAGGATTGTGGTTCGGTGTTGGCAGGCTTGGGTGAGGAGGGACACAGGTCATATCTGAACAGGAGCACAGCGAGCGGGGATGACGTCGTGGAGACCAGCTTGGACAGAGACGAGTCTGAGACGGGGCCCGCTGGACAGAGCTGCTCCCGGGATGAGAGGCTGGCTGTTGTTGCTTTGCTGGACCTCCATGTCTTTGGCAGTAGGGTTTAG